In one Magallana gigas chromosome 7, xbMagGiga1.1, whole genome shotgun sequence genomic region, the following are encoded:
- the LOC105342344 gene encoding YTH domain-containing protein 1, with the protein MSAESNDTSGGDGVVNVLDDILEGHTGDDDLSAEIVEEEKEEPEKPIQVKKARTPATRKKKKAQSAAAKRLAAQKAAEKKAKEADEEAKEDEEEEEEGTKVKEEPEEQEQQAGDETPDKPAEETPVKESPKKKAMTKSKASVKAKTKSPKVIKSPKKKVTTENVSQDEENESMEGDKTQEEGEAEPRPVPEPMDAQDYDTRSEAGSSDGSLNNEEESGESGLDDEEESSIPEKKKRKTRDISPIEWDRKSEGKSEEEEGEEEDAKSDDNKSEKSEDSTARKISSKMKYIYRGARYFLIKSNNHENVALAKAKGVWSTPPQNEIRLNNAYKSCDNVILIFSVRESGKFQGFARIADESTKDHPPIRWVLPPGLSARALSGVFKLDWINRKELAFTKTQHLHNAWNDNKPVKIGRDGQEVEPRCGEALCKMFPPDENVDLSSIARKARKSARTGGGHHQEITERRDRGSFRGRHDFIRHRPSYREDFFDQDRRKRNRDEMEHGRGFFKDRRMDRSPRYGVRRETFINGSYSDYIREFTHSRAPPPPMPPYGPPPPGFAMDPMNPYGSHYDQRPREYMMTSQEFNMASISRSRADKRSYERDVDDFLRRTTEGSRRRRHSSGDRERSRERDRHRHRDRR; encoded by the exons ATGAGTGCTGAATCAAATGATACATCAG GTGGGGATGGAGTAGTTAACGTACTGGACGATATTTTGGAAGGCCACACGGGAGACGATGATCTAAGTGCTGAAATCGTTGAGGAGGAAAAAGAGGAACCCGAAAAGCCTATTCAAG TGAAAAAGGCTCGCACACCAGCCAccagaaagaagaaaaaagcaCAGTCTGCAGCTGCAAAGCGTTTAGCTGCTCAGAAAGCAGCAGAGAAAAAGGCAAAAGAAGCAGATGAAGAAGCAAAAGAGGAtgaggaagaagaagaagagggGACCAAAGTCAAAGAGGAGCCTGAAGAACAGGAGCAGCAGGCAGGAGATGAGACCCCAGACAAGCCAGCTGAAGAAACACCAGTTAAAGAATCACCCAAGAAGAAAGCCATGACCAAGTCTAAAGCTTCTGTGAAGGCAAAGA CAAAGTCTCCAAAGGTTATTAAATCTCCAAAGAAGAAAGTGACGACTGAGAATGTCTCACAAGATGAAG AAAATGAGTCCATGGAAGGTGACAAGACACAAGAAGAGGGAGAGGCAGAACCCCGCCCTGTCCCAGAGCCAATGGACGCTCAGGATTATGACACTCGCAGTGAGGCAGGCTCCAGTGATGGCAGCTTGAACAATGAAGAGGAATCAGGGGAATCTG GTTTGGATGATGAAGAAGAAAGTTCCATTCCAGAAAAGAAAAAGCGAAAGACTAGAGACATTTCTCCCATTGAGTGGGATAGAAAAAGTGAAGGGAAGAGCGAAGAGGAGGAAGGAGAGGAAGAAGATGCTAAAAGCGATGATAATAAGAGTGAGAAATCAGAAGACTCAACTGCCAGAA AAATAAGCTCTAAAATGAAGTACATATACCGTGGAGCTCGGTATTTTTTGATCAAAAGTAACAATCATGAAAATGTGGCCCTGGCTAAAGCTAAAGGTGTGTGGTCCACACCTCCTCAGAATGAAATTCGCCTGAACAATGCTTATAAG AGCTGTGATAATGTGATACTTATATTTTCTGTCAGAGAAAGTGGAAAGTTTCAAg GTTTTGCTCGTATTGCTGATGAATCCACAAAAGATCATCCTCCGATCAGATGGGTGCTTCCCCCAGGTTTGAGTGCAAGAGCACTCAGTGGTGTTTTTAAGCTTGATTGGatcaacag GAAAGAACTTGCCTTTACAAAGACTCAACATCTTCACAATGCGTGGAATGACAATAAACCAGTCAAAATTGGAAGGGATGGACAG GAAGTGGAACCCAGATGTGGAGAAGCTTTGTGTAAAATGTTTCCACCCGATGAAAATGTGGATCTCTCTTCTATTGCAAGAAAAGCTCGCAAATCTGCTCGTACTGGAGGTGGACATCATCAAGAGATCACAGAAAGAAGAGATCGTGGGAGTTTTCGCGGGCGACATGATTTCATTAG GCATCGTCCATCATACAGAGAGGATTTCTTTGACCAGGATCGAAGAAAGAGAAACCGAGATGAGATGGAGCACGGTAGAG GTTTCTTCAAAGACAGAAGGATGGACAG gtCACCTAGATATGGAGTTCGGAGGGAAACTTTTATAAATGGG TCATACAGCGATTACATCAGGGAGTTCACCCACAGCAGAGCACCCCCTCCCCCTATGCCACCTTATGGACCACCG CCTCCAGGATTTGCAATGGACCCAATGAACCCTTACGGTAGCCACTATGATCAGAGACCAAGAGAATACATGATGACTTCCCAAGAATTCAACATGGCGTCAATCTCCAGATCCAGAGCAGATAAAAGATCA TATGAGAGGGATGTGGATGATTTTCTGAGACGGACCACAGAGGGAAGTAGACGACGTCGACATAGCAGTGGTGATCGCGAGCGTAGTCGAGAGAGGGACCGTCATAGACATCGGGACCGCAGATAA